A window of the Lactuca sativa cultivar Salinas chromosome 5, Lsat_Salinas_v11, whole genome shotgun sequence genome harbors these coding sequences:
- the LOC111893378 gene encoding high mobility group B protein 3, whose translation MRGPKITATIAQKKLNPEATKKAKADKSVAKKEKASKKNPGAPKRPPSAFFVFMEEFRKEYKENFPDNKSVSIVAKEGGVKWKAMSDSEKAPYVEKAAVKKAEYGIVLKQFNDDLNENSKEKSGSTSKSSSDSHDDVEQEASS comes from the exons ATGAGAGGACCTAAGATCACTGCTACCATTGCTCAGAAGAAGCTTAATCCTGA GGCAACGAAGAAGGCGAAGGCCGATAAGAGTGTGGCGAAGAAGGAGAAAGCGTCGAAGAAAAATCCCGGTGCTCCGAAGCGACCTCCATCTGCTTTCTTCGTCTTCAT GGAGGAATTCAGGAAGGAATACAAGGAGAATTTTCCTGATAACAAATCCGTCTCCATC GTTGCAAAGGAAGGTGGAGTGAAGTGGAAGGCTATGTCCGACTCT GAGAAAGCTCCATACGTGGAGAAAGCAGCTGTGAAAAAAGCAGAGTACGGAATTGTTCTGAAACAGTTCAACGATGATCTC AACGAAAACTCAAAGGAGAAGTCGGGATCAACCTCAAAATCATCATCCGATAGCCACGATGACGTGGAGCAGGAAGCTAGCTCTTAG